CGCCCGGCGGCGCGCTACGTGCAGACGAGGGAAACCCTCTGTGGCTGGGGCGGTCGGGTCCACGGCTTCGCGTTCTTCCCTTCCCGGCCGCCCTGCTCGATATCAGCCCTGCCCTACGTGTAGATGGAGCGGTCCTCGCAGGATGGGGCTTCGCCGGTACGGGGGTGGGTCGGTGATGAGCTGGGGATTGTTGAGGCGGCGGAAGAACTCGGTGAGTGCGATCTGGACCTCCAGGCGGGCCATCGGGCCGCCGAAGCACAGGTGGATGCCTCCGCCGAAGCCCAGGTGCTGGTTGTCCTGTCGGCTGGGGTCGAAGCGGTCGGGTTCGTGGAAGCGGTCGGGGTCACGGTTGCCGGAGGCGAGCATGAGCATGATCTGCGCGCCCTTGGGGATGACGGTGTCGCCGATCGTGACGTCGCTGTAGGCGGCCCGCCAGGGGACGATCTGCACGGGCGGCTCGTAGCGCAGCAGCTCTTCGACCACCCCGATGATGAGGTCCGGTTGGCTTTGCGGCCGCTGCAGCACGTCCGGGTGCCGCAGCAGTGTCAGTACACCGTTGCTGATCAGAT
The Streptomyces sp. NBC_01296 DNA segment above includes these coding regions:
- a CDS encoding cytochrome P450, with the translated sequence MRQTHLHKYLGGLVESHRSQPGEDLLSRLATDDGPDGHMTDEEIVTTATPILFAGHETTVNLISNGVLTLLRHPDVLQRPQSQPDLIIGVVEELLRYEPPVQIVPWRAAYSDVTIGDTVIPKGAQIMLMLASGNRDPDRFHEPDRFDPSRQDNQHLGFGGGIHLCFGGPMARLEVQIALTEFFRRLNNPQLITDPPPYRRSPILRGPLHLHVGQG